One genomic segment of Acanthochromis polyacanthus isolate Apoly-LR-REF ecotype Palm Island chromosome 9, KAUST_Apoly_ChrSc, whole genome shotgun sequence includes these proteins:
- the LOC110950712 gene encoding transcription factor JunD-like isoform X2, whose protein sequence is METTLYPGTAVNTPRVSSIYSQSTMMKKEINLNLDDQTSELKSNPLRDADGLLNSPDLGLLKLTSPDLERLIIQSNGLVTTSTNSQFMYPKSASDEQDFAEGFVKALEDLHKQNQLNEAGCVSVDRLELLGSSNAAASAGLQNPDLPVYTTLNGYAASPLGATTINYSTDTIPFPPPPSHLSSAQQQAAAAAALSRLQSVGAVKDEPQTVPDMQSFGDSPPLSPIDMDNQERIKAERKKLRNRIAASKCRKRKLERISRLEDKVKTLKTQNTELASTASVLREQVAQLKQKLRGFRPAL, encoded by the exons ATGGAAACAACCCTCTACCCAGGCACCGCGGTCAACACTCCGAGGGTCTCCAGCATCTATTCCCAGAGCACGATGATGAAGAAGGAAATTAACCTGAACTTGGACGACCAGACATCCGAGCTCAAATCCAACCCGCTCCGGGACGCAGACGGACTCCTGAACTCCCCAGACTTGGGACTCCTGAAACTCACCTCTCCGGACCTGGAGCGCCTTATTATCCAGTCCAACGGTCTGGTCACCACCTCCACCAACTCCCAGTTCATGTACCCGAAGTCAGCCAGCGACGAGCAGGACTTCGCGGAGGGTTTCGTCAAGGCGCTGGAGGACCTCCACAAGCAGAACCAGCTGAACGAGGCGGGCTGCGTCTCCGTGGACAGACTGGAGCTCCTCGGGTCCTCCAACGCGGCCGCCTCCGCCGGGCTCCAGAACCCAGACCTCCCCGTGTACACTACCCTGAACGGCTATGCTGCCAGTCCGCTGGGAGCCACCACCATCAACTACTCCACGGACACCATCCCCTTCCCGCCGCCGCCGTCTCATCTGAGCAGCGCGCAGCAACAGGCGGCGGCTGCGGCGGCGCTGTCACGACTCCAGTCGGTTGGTGCGGTGAAAGACGAGCCGCAGACGGTGCCGGACATGCAGAGCTTCGGGGACAGTCCTCCCCTGTCTCCCATCGACATGGACAACCAGGAGCGCATCAAGGCGGAGAGGAAGAAGCTGCGGAACAGGATAGCCGCGTCCAAATGTCGcaagaggaagctggagaggATCTCTCGGCTGGAGGACAAGGTCAAGACCCTGAAAACGCAGAACACCGAGCTGGCCTCCACAGCCAGCGTCCTCAGGGAGCAAGTGGCCCAGCTCAAGCAGAAG CTCCGAGGATTCAGGCCTGCGTTATAA
- the LOC110950712 gene encoding transcription factor JunD-like isoform X1: METTLYPGTAVNTPRVSSIYSQSTMMKKEINLNLDDQTSELKSNPLRDADGLLNSPDLGLLKLTSPDLERLIIQSNGLVTTSTNSQFMYPKSASDEQDFAEGFVKALEDLHKQNQLNEAGCVSVDRLELLGSSNAAASAGLQNPDLPVYTTLNGYAASPLGATTINYSTDTIPFPPPPSHLSSAQQQAAAAAALSRLQSVGAVKDEPQTVPDMQSFGDSPPLSPIDMDNQERIKAERKKLRNRIAASKCRKRKLERISRLEDKVKTLKTQNTELASTASVLREQVAQLKQKVMNHVSSGCQLLPNQVQAY, encoded by the coding sequence ATGGAAACAACCCTCTACCCAGGCACCGCGGTCAACACTCCGAGGGTCTCCAGCATCTATTCCCAGAGCACGATGATGAAGAAGGAAATTAACCTGAACTTGGACGACCAGACATCCGAGCTCAAATCCAACCCGCTCCGGGACGCAGACGGACTCCTGAACTCCCCAGACTTGGGACTCCTGAAACTCACCTCTCCGGACCTGGAGCGCCTTATTATCCAGTCCAACGGTCTGGTCACCACCTCCACCAACTCCCAGTTCATGTACCCGAAGTCAGCCAGCGACGAGCAGGACTTCGCGGAGGGTTTCGTCAAGGCGCTGGAGGACCTCCACAAGCAGAACCAGCTGAACGAGGCGGGCTGCGTCTCCGTGGACAGACTGGAGCTCCTCGGGTCCTCCAACGCGGCCGCCTCCGCCGGGCTCCAGAACCCAGACCTCCCCGTGTACACTACCCTGAACGGCTATGCTGCCAGTCCGCTGGGAGCCACCACCATCAACTACTCCACGGACACCATCCCCTTCCCGCCGCCGCCGTCTCATCTGAGCAGCGCGCAGCAACAGGCGGCGGCTGCGGCGGCGCTGTCACGACTCCAGTCGGTTGGTGCGGTGAAAGACGAGCCGCAGACGGTGCCGGACATGCAGAGCTTCGGGGACAGTCCTCCCCTGTCTCCCATCGACATGGACAACCAGGAGCGCATCAAGGCGGAGAGGAAGAAGCTGCGGAACAGGATAGCCGCGTCCAAATGTCGcaagaggaagctggagaggATCTCTCGGCTGGAGGACAAGGTCAAGACCCTGAAAACGCAGAACACCGAGCTGGCCTCCACAGCCAGCGTCCTCAGGGAGCAAGTGGCCCAGCTCAAGCAGAAGGTGATGAACCACGTTAGCAGCGGGTGCCAGCTTTTACCAAACCAGGTCCAGGCGTACTAA
- the LOC110950715 gene encoding ras-related protein Rab-3A-like, protein MASANATYGQKESTDQNFDYMFKILIIGNSSVGKTSFLFRYADDSFTPAFVSTVGIDFKVKTIYRNDKRIKLQIWDTAGQERYRTITTAYYRGAMGFILMYDITNEESFNAVQDWSTQIKTYSWDNAQVLLVGNKCDMEDERVVATERGRQLSEQLGFEHFEASAKDNINVKQTFERLVDIICERMAESLDNNDPTVTGAKQGPQLSEQPQRSHQDCAC, encoded by the exons ATGGCGTCTGCAAATGCCACGTACGGACAGAAGGAGTCCACGGACCAGAACTTTGACTACATGTTTAAAATCCTTATCATTGGCAACAGCAGCGTAGGAAAAACTTCCTTCCTTTTCCGCTATGCAGACGACTCCTTCACGCCGGCCTTTGTCAGCACGGTGGGCATCGACTTCAAGGTCAAGACCATCTACAGGAACGACAAGAGAATAAAGCTGCAGATCTGG GATACAGCTGGGCAGGAGCGCTACAGGACAATCACCACGGCCTACTACAGGGGAGCCATGGGCTTCATCCTCATGTATGACATCACCAATGAGGAGTCCTTCAACGCTGTACAAGACtg GTCGACCCAGATCAAGACTTACTCGTGGGACAACGCTCAGGTCCTCTTGGTGGGGAACAAGTGTGACATGGAGGATGAGCGAGTGGTGGCTACAGAGAGGGGCCGGCAGCTGTCAGAACAGCTGG gTTTTGAGCACTTTGAAGCGAGCGCTAAAGACAACATCAACGTGAAGCAGACCTTCGAGCGGCTGGTGGACATAATCTGCGAGAGGATGGCGGAGAGTCTGGACAACAACGACCCGACCGTCACTGGAGCCAAACAGGGGCCACAGCTCAGCGAGCAGCCTCAGAGGTCCCATCAGGATTGTGCTTGCTGa
- the pde4ca gene encoding cAMP-specific 3',5'-cyclic phosphodiesterase 4D isoform X5, with translation MPEVTYFISVSRMFTQFKRMLNRELSQLSETSRSGNQVSEFISSTFLEKQHDMDIMSPPTKEKDKKKRPMSQISGVKKATHSPSLAPSTIPRFGVSASQEDLLAKELEDINRWGIDIFKVSEYSGSRPLTVTMYTIFQERELLKSFKIPVDTFITFMMTLEEHYHSDVAYHNNIHAADVVQSTHVLLSTPALEAVFTDLEILAALFASAIHDVDHPGVSNQFLINTNSELALMYNDSSVLENHHLAVGFKLLQEDNCDIFQNLNKKQRQSLRKMVIDMVLATDMSKHMNLLADLKTMVETKKVTSLGVLLLDNYSDRIQVLQNMVHCADLSNPTKPLELYRQWTDRIMVEFFTQGDRERDKGMEISPMCDKHNASIEKNQVGFIDYIVHPLWETWADLVHPDAQEILDTLEDNREWYQSMIPHSPSPNPEGLEEGANTGEASSLSGGGVSSAADKFQFELTLEEEGESDTESPPEEEEGYSSSRGPEAGRTDSTRRLPKMLTSDSGRTFSLDSEKDMAEDRETDQEGVSGVARFRLGT, from the exons ATGCCAGAAGTGACTTATTTCATCTCGGTGTCGCGGATGTTCACTCAG TTCAAGAGGATGCTGAACCGAGAGCTCAGCCAGCTGTCAGAAACCAGCCGTTCAGGGAACCAGGTGTCTGAGTTCATCTCCAGCACCTTCCTCG AGAAGCAACATGACATGGACATCATGTCTCCCCCCACCAAGgagaaagacaagaagaagCGGCCCATGTCCCAGATCAGCGGTGTGAAGAAGGCAACCCACAGCCCCAGCCTTGCACCCTCAACTATCCCTCGCTTTGGGGTCAGCGCCAGCCAGGAAGATCTCCTTGCCAAG GAGCTTGAGGACATAAACAGATGGGGTATTGACATCTTTAAAGTCTCCGAGTACTCGGGGAGTCGCCCACTGACGGTCACCATGTACACCATCTTCCAG GAACGAGAGCTGCTAAAGTCCTTTAAGATTCCAGTGGACACGTTCATTACATTCATGATGACTTTGGAGGAGCACTACCATTCAGATGTGGCCTACCACAACAACATCCACGCTGCAGATGTGGTCCAGTCCACACATGTGCTGCTGTCCACGCCTGCACTGGAG GCTGTGTTTACTGATCTGGAGATCCTCGCCGCTCTGTTTGCCAGCGCCATTCACGACGTGGATCACCCCGGAGTTTCGAATCAGTTTCTCATCAACACCA ACTCAGAGCTGGCCCTGATGTACAATGACTCGTCGGTGCTGGAGAATCACCACCTGGCTGTCGGCTTCAAGCTTCTGCAGGAAGACAACTGTGACATCTTTCAGAACCTCAACAAAAAGCAGAGGCAGTCGCTGCGCAAAATGGTCATTGACATG GTGCTGGCCACTGACATGTCTAAACACATGAACCTATTAGCAGACCTGAAAACCATGGTGGAGACCAAGAAAGTTACCAGTCTGGGAGTCCTACTGTTAGACAACTATTCAGATCGCATACAG GTTCTTCAGAACATGGTTCACTGTGCAGATCTGAGTAACCCCACCAAACCTCTTGAGTTGTACCGGCAGTGGACAGATCGTATCATGGTGGAGTTTTTCACGCAgggtgacagagagagagacaaaggcATGGAGATCAGCCCCATGTGTGACAAACACAACGCCTCAATAGAGAAGAACCAG gtGGGCTTCATCGACTACATCGTTCATCCTCTGTGGGAGACGTGGGCCGACCTGGTTCACCCCGATGCTCAGGAGATCCTGGACACACTGGAGGACAACAGAGAGTGGTACCAGAGCATGATCCCCCACAGCCCCTCACCCAACCCAGAGGGTCTGGAGGAGGGAGCCAACACCGGGGAAGCCTCATCTCTGAGTGGAGGAGGCGTCTCTTCTGCAGCCGACAAGTTTCAGTTCGAGCTGACCttggaagaagaaggagaatcCGATACAGAAAGTCCgcctgaggaagaggagggctacagcagcagcagggggcCTGAAGCCGGCAGAACTGATTCGACTCGACGGCTTCCCAAAATGCTCACTAGTGACTCAGGCAGGACGTTTTCTTTAGACTCTGAGAAAGATATGGcagaagacagagagacagaccaaGAAGGCGTCTCTGGAGTAGCACGCTTCAGACTCGGCACATAG